The Verrucomicrobiia bacterium genome contains a region encoding:
- a CDS encoding DUF4214 domain-containing protein — protein sequence MHMKTTMVLFLTAVAWGVWVVEADAQSQPSRALFFPSNQWPPGPGLYVAPPGSWIGTPAGGLIVSNLLLGKFSESVPAPPPGTSVTLTLDAQADFDLSVNGGGTFSHVAVPVELTVSLTAIGIPGAGNGYSTVLGEFKPLGPLPGNLMLRQSGSQASTGQVNLTPAPGGSAGFLISSFFNVSLDFSADGGQTWQAMSPAQHLDLRVDPANPSEGTLVSESTPLFPAPDDGFLVPAVQRASFGGGIVIQGLRQTLFSAVTDGTALALGTTPTILPYTATLNFALSVDGGKTFTQTRTTANMSLSFAKISESASRLFDAEITQMDFSATVAGTALMFRESPSLSSYGGAELRSFGDGSFQFSSFFDVFLELSTDGGQTWAPANNGPLHLQLQPNSPRGQFASSNLPTPGGQYVLPALAYQTGPRAGVLIAGNTIGGFSASSPPPAAGQPLVQSFTAQVNLSISLDGGASYTDAAGTAAVTMLVTPSGINWGDTSYYNAVLQQLNVTGLPQGIMLRQSPTLTSTGRLSITPQPNSGGFKVDSFFDVFTELSLDGGQTWTAASSAAAAALTPSPIGAPLRITCPGDMSVLATSAQGAVVTYPPLLIQYGDCPFTPSTVGIAYSPPSGSLLPIGLTTVTVTADNECGEHSTCSFNVQVRPNLALARETLSIRPLLPPPGAMFLEPAQFSPVTVGGIIVSNFTLRNFANGIVPPPAGSSETLETPATAELDWSPDYGATFPHASVPAKLVLNIQDNGSGQLPGQEVYSLSVVRLDIAGSNLPPAVMLRASLTQPSSGQAAIRTAPGTGIGGNLLIGLLDVFFDVSTDGGQTWTPGDGSVHLELRADPAVQTPVPEFTPLWPPPADQLASPPGASALFPGGIVVKDVQQGFFLGLIDLTLLDPSSLPIVQRFNSVVQLKWSQDGGQTFNVARVPALIGLLMQGIRQGATQMFDAQVTQMDIAGGDLSQNVRLRVSPTLSSDGQVALQGLADGSFQITSFFDVFLEVSGDGGQTWQPASNGSLHFDLKGASQVLSVASPNQPPSGGQYVIPTGAKQTFMLPTGAILVISNETWFGFTGSIQPPASGQTNRIDFRSQVSLQLSLDGGNTFSSYNAPAAAVVQLIGDGNIDWGDRQFLDTQIIQWTVAGGTLPQGLVLRQSLTQPSLGRTGISTDATGSSRVESFYNFSQELSQNGGQSWNPAVEGPTWLVLNWPPGFAPYGVTCPADITVYATSPGGAVVNYSLPPMTVFPDCPLCCFQTTCTPPSGSLFPIGTTTVLCQGHDGCNENPSCSFNVTVLPGSIVDGVVAAPLGNADLNLSHGTNGPISMVVSNIGPSGQDGFHVNLGAADSLVLNFDPFPNYDITGMVSTVTGPYAGDPNHLLGTSTYQGGPNAMVMVDFSAIGATSVVARVTDENHNTISSEQIPNGSWFNVNDLFPPGCTNPTSTVCTITMGPGLTCWRFCRYGCTCQGTNCTIERVVCLFELAPRPLAISAIDFTAQSSSPPSALIIQDTEVGMFGNRHVVIGDGTLQTDGGLLVVNGIGSSGNDGVDLNLNHVGGISLAFTPLRLLAPNVCLTFNAVGDVNGVLGVQAGSLSLGGSGGTLTLDGDFSGLGASQVRVEVYLNSQFQGAGTFAVGGAGSLTLTGNLIGAGTLAGGTGFFARFDSPAGAGGSGFIFTGGNLNLTGDEIHILAADPTNRLGGLNQVGIRSCNTGQIGIVGEQVTPLMGGLNVVGAGTLVLTGQGAAGQNYRLESAGTLGMLTAWRTLATTQSDDEGYLQLSDTLSNGQTFYRVAVPPPPGIDNLSFLGQLYQNLLGRSLDAGSQSYWLNYLATGGSRSNVVANLTTTDEYLQNLVKNLYQQLLHRAAQPNDLSYGVNFLQNGGTDEKLIAFLTGSPEYFTNRGNGSNAGFLEALYIDLLARPLDAVGQQFFLQQLNSGTTTAQVATEVLGSAEYRQDLVATFYWRFLQRAPTVAEVNAYSLFLGAGGTDEQLIDIIAGSAAF from the coding sequence ATGCATATGAAAACAACGATGGTATTGTTTCTTACCGCGGTCGCCTGGGGCGTATGGGTGGTGGAAGCGGATGCCCAATCGCAGCCTTCTCGCGCTCTGTTTTTTCCCTCGAACCAGTGGCCGCCCGGACCAGGGTTGTACGTGGCGCCGCCTGGGAGCTGGATCGGCACCCCTGCAGGGGGCCTCATTGTGAGCAACCTGCTGCTGGGGAAATTCAGCGAAAGCGTTCCCGCTCCACCGCCCGGGACCAGCGTGACGCTAACGCTCGATGCTCAGGCGGATTTTGACCTGTCCGTTAATGGCGGCGGCACGTTCAGTCACGTGGCTGTTCCGGTGGAGTTGACGGTGAGCCTTACGGCCATTGGCATTCCCGGGGCGGGCAACGGCTACTCGACCGTGCTTGGGGAGTTCAAACCGCTGGGTCCGCTGCCCGGGAACCTGATGCTCCGCCAAAGCGGCAGCCAGGCCTCCACGGGCCAAGTAAACTTAACACCGGCGCCAGGAGGATCGGCCGGATTTCTGATAAGCAGTTTTTTCAATGTCTCCCTGGATTTCAGCGCCGATGGAGGCCAGACTTGGCAGGCGATGTCCCCCGCGCAGCACTTGGATTTGAGGGTGGACCCGGCGAATCCTTCTGAAGGCACACTGGTCTCCGAATCGACGCCATTATTTCCTGCTCCCGATGATGGGTTTCTGGTGCCGGCGGTGCAACGTGCTTCCTTTGGAGGCGGAATCGTAATCCAAGGGTTGCGGCAAACCCTGTTTTCAGCCGTCACCGATGGCACAGCGCTTGCCCTGGGCACAACACCGACCATACTGCCGTACACCGCAACTCTCAATTTCGCTCTCTCAGTGGATGGTGGAAAGACTTTCACTCAAACCCGAACCACGGCAAACATGAGCCTTTCTTTTGCCAAGATCAGTGAATCGGCCTCACGGCTGTTCGATGCTGAAATCACGCAAATGGATTTTTCCGCCACTGTGGCGGGGACCGCCTTGATGTTCCGCGAAAGCCCCAGCTTGTCTTCCTATGGCGGGGCCGAGCTGCGGAGCTTCGGCGATGGAAGCTTTCAGTTCAGCAGCTTCTTCGATGTATTCCTCGAATTGAGCACCGATGGCGGCCAGACATGGGCGCCCGCAAACAACGGTCCACTCCATCTTCAACTGCAACCGAACAGCCCACGTGGCCAATTTGCCTCCTCGAATCTGCCTACGCCCGGGGGCCAATACGTCCTGCCGGCGTTGGCTTATCAGACCGGTCCAAGGGCCGGTGTCCTGATAGCAGGCAACACCATAGGCGGTTTTTCAGCTTCTTCCCCGCCGCCCGCGGCAGGCCAGCCCCTGGTCCAAAGTTTCACAGCCCAAGTCAACCTGAGCATCTCGCTGGATGGCGGGGCCTCGTACACAGATGCCGCCGGCACGGCGGCCGTGACCATGCTGGTCACTCCAAGCGGTATCAACTGGGGTGATACTTCCTATTACAACGCAGTCCTGCAGCAGTTGAATGTAACCGGCCTGCCCCAGGGAATCATGCTGCGACAAAGCCCCACCCTCACCTCGACTGGCCGGCTCAGTATTACGCCGCAGCCCAATAGTGGTGGGTTTAAGGTGGACAGTTTCTTCGACGTCTTTACCGAGTTGAGCCTGGATGGCGGCCAGACATGGACGGCGGCCTCGAGCGCCGCGGCCGCAGCCCTTACCCCCTCACCAATCGGAGCGCCGCTAAGGATTACCTGTCCCGGCGATATGAGCGTGCTAGCCACCAGCGCTCAAGGGGCGGTGGTCACCTATCCACCGCTTCTTATCCAATATGGGGATTGTCCGTTCACCCCAAGCACGGTTGGCATCGCGTACTCGCCGCCCTCTGGGTCCCTGCTTCCGATAGGCCTCACGACCGTGACGGTGACCGCCGACAACGAATGCGGCGAGCACTCGACCTGCTCTTTCAACGTCCAGGTGCGGCCCAACCTGGCGCTGGCACGGGAAACTCTCTCCATCCGCCCCTTGTTGCCGCCACCGGGCGCAATGTTCCTCGAACCGGCTCAGTTTAGTCCCGTAACTGTTGGAGGAATTATTGTGAGCAATTTTACCCTCCGCAACTTTGCCAACGGCATCGTGCCTCCACCGGCGGGCAGCAGTGAGACACTCGAAACGCCTGCCACGGCCGAATTGGATTGGTCTCCAGACTACGGAGCGACGTTCCCCCATGCGAGCGTTCCGGCCAAACTCGTCCTGAACATCCAGGACAATGGCTCCGGCCAGCTTCCGGGCCAGGAGGTTTATTCTCTGAGCGTAGTGCGTTTGGACATTGCGGGAAGCAATCTGCCTCCCGCCGTGATGTTGCGCGCCAGCCTCACCCAGCCATCGAGCGGCCAGGCGGCCATTCGAACCGCGCCGGGAACCGGCATTGGCGGCAACCTGCTGATCGGTTTGCTGGACGTGTTTTTTGACGTGAGCACTGATGGCGGCCAGACATGGACCCCTGGTGATGGGAGCGTGCATCTGGAACTGCGCGCGGACCCGGCTGTCCAGACCCCTGTGCCGGAGTTTACGCCTTTGTGGCCGCCGCCTGCCGATCAGCTTGCCAGTCCACCCGGAGCGTCCGCTCTTTTCCCCGGGGGTATTGTCGTGAAGGATGTGCAACAGGGCTTCTTTTTAGGGCTGATCGACCTGACATTGTTGGACCCGAGTTCGCTCCCGATAGTGCAGCGATTCAACAGTGTCGTTCAATTGAAATGGTCTCAGGATGGAGGTCAGACCTTCAATGTGGCGCGTGTGCCGGCTCTCATTGGACTGCTCATGCAAGGCATCCGGCAAGGAGCCACTCAGATGTTCGATGCGCAGGTTACACAAATGGACATCGCTGGAGGCGATTTGTCTCAGAATGTGCGCCTACGGGTCAGCCCGACGCTGAGTTCGGACGGACAAGTTGCATTGCAAGGATTGGCTGACGGGTCGTTCCAGATAACCAGCTTTTTCGACGTGTTTCTCGAAGTGAGCGGCGATGGGGGCCAGACCTGGCAACCAGCCAGCAATGGGTCCCTGCATTTTGACCTGAAGGGCGCCAGCCAGGTGCTCTCGGTCGCCTCGCCGAACCAGCCGCCCAGTGGCGGCCAGTACGTCATACCCACAGGCGCGAAACAGACCTTTATGCTTCCAACGGGGGCAATCCTCGTTATTTCCAATGAAACCTGGTTCGGCTTCACCGGGTCCATCCAGCCACCGGCCTCCGGCCAAACCAATAGAATCGATTTTCGCAGCCAAGTGTCCCTTCAGCTTTCGCTTGATGGCGGCAACACGTTTAGTTCGTATAATGCCCCGGCTGCGGCGGTGGTCCAGCTTATCGGTGATGGCAACATCGACTGGGGAGACCGCCAGTTTCTGGACACACAAATCATCCAGTGGACCGTCGCGGGAGGCACTCTGCCTCAGGGCCTGGTTTTGAGGCAGAGTCTCACACAACCTTCGCTGGGACGCACCGGAATCTCAACGGATGCCACCGGCAGCTCCCGGGTGGAGAGCTTCTATAACTTTTCACAGGAATTAAGCCAGAATGGCGGCCAGAGCTGGAATCCGGCAGTAGAAGGCCCCACCTGGTTGGTGCTCAATTGGCCGCCAGGCTTCGCCCCGTACGGCGTGACTTGCCCGGCTGACATTACCGTCTATGCCACCAGCCCGGGCGGCGCGGTGGTCAATTACTCTCTTCCGCCAATGACGGTATTTCCAGATTGCCCGTTGTGTTGCTTCCAAACCACCTGCACTCCGCCCAGTGGCAGTCTCTTTCCGATCGGCACTACCACCGTCTTGTGCCAGGGCCACGACGGCTGCAATGAGAATCCCTCCTGTTCCTTTAATGTGACCGTGCTGCCGGGGTCGATAGTGGATGGCGTCGTTGCGGCGCCTTTGGGTAATGCTGACCTTAATCTCTCTCACGGCACCAACGGCCCTATCTCGATGGTGGTATCCAATATTGGCCCGAGTGGTCAGGATGGTTTCCATGTCAACCTGGGCGCAGCCGATTCCTTGGTGCTGAATTTCGACCCGTTTCCAAACTATGACATCACCGGGATGGTCAGCACCGTCACCGGTCCGTACGCGGGCGACCCCAATCATCTCCTGGGCACCAGCACCTATCAGGGTGGACCCAACGCGATGGTTATGGTTGATTTCTCCGCGATAGGCGCGACGTCGGTCGTGGCGCGGGTGACGGACGAAAATCACAACACCATCAGTTCTGAGCAAATTCCAAACGGTTCCTGGTTTAACGTCAATGACCTCTTCCCGCCGGGCTGCACCAACCCCACTTCGACCGTATGCACTATCACCATGGGGCCGGGGTTGACCTGCTGGCGCTTTTGCCGCTACGGTTGCACTTGCCAGGGGACCAACTGCACCATTGAACGGGTCGTATGCTTATTCGAATTGGCCCCTAGGCCTCTGGCTATCTCGGCCATCGATTTCACGGCGCAAAGCTCGAGCCCGCCTTCGGCGCTGATCATCCAAGACACGGAGGTGGGGATGTTTGGTAACCGGCACGTTGTCATCGGTGACGGCACTCTCCAGACCGATGGTGGCCTGTTGGTGGTCAACGGGATCGGCTCGAGTGGCAATGACGGCGTTGATCTAAACCTTAACCATGTTGGCGGAATAAGCCTTGCGTTCACCCCGTTGCGGCTCCTTGCCCCCAATGTGTGCCTTACCTTCAATGCCGTTGGCGACGTGAATGGTGTGCTGGGGGTCCAGGCGGGCTCGCTGTCGCTTGGCGGGAGTGGCGGGACCCTGACGTTGGACGGGGATTTCAGCGGCCTGGGCGCCAGCCAGGTGCGGGTCGAGGTTTATCTGAATTCTCAATTCCAGGGTGCAGGAACATTCGCTGTCGGTGGGGCGGGCAGCTTGACGCTCACCGGAAACCTGATTGGCGCCGGCACGCTGGCCGGGGGAACCGGCTTTTTTGCGCGGTTCGATTCTCCGGCGGGAGCGGGCGGTTCCGGCTTTATTTTCACCGGCGGCAACCTGAATCTGACGGGGGACGAAATTCACATCTTGGCCGCAGACCCAACAAACCGGCTCGGTGGATTGAACCAGGTCGGCATTCGCAGTTGTAACACCGGTCAGATTGGCATCGTGGGCGAACAGGTGACGCCCTTGATGGGCGGTCTGAATGTCGTGGGAGCCGGGACCCTCGTGCTCACCGGCCAGGGCGCTGCCGGCCAGAATTACAGGCTCGAAAGCGCGGGCACTCTCGGCATGCTGACGGCCTGGAGAACGCTCGCCACCACTCAATCCGACGACGAGGGCTACCTCCAACTCTCAGACACATTGTCGAACGGACAAACATTCTATCGCGTGGCGGTCCCGCCCCCGCCGGGGATTGATAATCTCAGTTTCCTCGGGCAACTGTACCAAAACCTGCTGGGGCGTTCTTTGGATGCCGGTTCACAGTCCTATTGGTTGAATTATCTCGCGACAGGCGGCAGCCGGAGCAACGTCGTGGCCAATCTCACAACCACAGACG